One Myxocyprinus asiaticus isolate MX2 ecotype Aquarium Trade chromosome 20, UBuf_Myxa_2, whole genome shotgun sequence genomic region harbors:
- the LOC127411145 gene encoding insulinoma-associated protein 2-like — protein sequence MPRGFLVKRSKRGSPASYKVRAEEKELRKVDLSPQIPDGPTSVLVDCPDLVEPEPVREAWTDGITSKNDQSRMQEDSGGVVGERSDYAQSYFNQPEQSGSSPDSYSPIKPVSAELKQSFLDRCLSSPATAESFPLPPPVTSVERLLMNHSDIKFGTPVSTSLPTYPSFHQCVKRAFMESERKTKPPAKKPKVIRKLNFEDEVTTSPVLGLKIKKESPETKLAPSSRKKPLGEFICQLCKEEYPDPFSLAQHKCSRIVRVEYRCPECDKVFSCPANLASHRRWHKPRSLSSGDAPNGKKSQLEVRNHEKTSVEGKENASKVRVNNQHQLSPDSSQQHRSAPDSNMMHRASQDPPPLEQRYPSTDKCFDLHSDSSRLFDHCPEEPESSTTRYLPSPGAKEVYECHYCSKKFRRQAYLRKHLAAHETIKLSSYNNHHIETGQITFPCHLCGVHFPSADIRNKHRIWHSVRDDLLFRPELSPGEQQIFSCKHCPSTFFSSPGLTRHINKSHPPENRQVMLLQMAVRPGC from the coding sequence ATGCCACGGGGATTTTTAGTGAAACGGAGTAAACGAGGCTCACCAGCATCATACAAGGTGCGCGCTGAGGAAAAAGAGCTGCGCAAAGTGGACCTGTCTCCACAAATTCCAGATGGACCCACAAGTGTCCTAGTTGATTGTCCAGACTTGGTGGAACCAGAACCTGTTAGAGAAGCATGGACAGATGGTATAACCTCTAAAAATGACCAGTCACGTATGCAAGAGGACTCTGGAGGAGTTGTTGGAGAGAGAAGCGATTACGCACAGAGCTACTTCAACCAGCCGGAGCAGAGCGGGTCATCACCCGACTCCTACAGCCCGATCAAACCGGTCAGCGCCGAGCTCAAGCAGTCGTTTCTGGACCGGTGTCTGAGCTCACCCGCCACGGCCGAGTCCTTTCCACTGCCCCCCCCGGTGACCTCAGTCGAGCGTCTCCTTATGAACCACTCAGACATTAAGTTTGGCACGCCAGTGTCCACTTCGTTGCCCACTTATCCGTCTTTTCATCAGTGCGTAAAGCGCGCATTCATGGAATCCGAGCGCAAGACCAAACCGCCCGCGAAAAAGCCTAAAGTCATCAGAAAACTCAACTTTGAAGACGAAGTCACCACCTCACCAGTCCTAGGACTTAAAATCAAGAAGGAAAGCCCCGAAACCAAGCTGGCACCATCAAGCCGAAAGAAGCCGCTGGGTGAGTTCATATGCCAGCTTTGTAAGGAAGAATACCCTGACCCGTTTTCCTTGGCGCAGCACAAGTGCTCCAGGATTGTGCGCGTTGAGTACCGCTGCCCGGAGTGCGATAAAGTTTTCAGCTGCCCCGCCAACCTCGCTTCGCATCGAAGATGGCACAAACCTCGCAGTTTAAGCAGTGGAGATGCCCCAAATGGGAAGAAATCACAACTAGAAGTGCGTAACCACGAGAAAACATCAGTGGAAGGGAAGGAGAACGCCAGTAAGGTCAGAGTAAACAATCAACACCAGCTCAGTCCGGACAGCTCCCAACAACACCGATCAGCACCGGACAGCAACATGATGCACAGAGCATCCCAAGACCCTCCTCCTCTGGAGCAAAGGTATCCATCCACTGATAAGTGCTTTGATCTGCACAGTGACAGCTCCAGGTTGTTTGATCACTGTCCCGAAGAGCCCGAAAGTTCGACCACCCGCTATCTACCCTCACCGGGCGCTAAAGAAGTGTATGAATGCCACTACTGCAGCAAGAAGTTCAGAAGACAAGCCTACCTGAGAAAACACCTGGCTGCACATGAGACGATCAAATTATCCTCCTATAATAACCATCATATAGAGACTGGACAGATCACCTTTCCATGCCACCTGTGTGGAGTGCACTTCCCCTCGGCTGATATAAGGAACAAACACAGAATTTGGCATAGTGTTAGAGACGATTTGTTATTCAGACCAGAACTGAGTCCAGGAGAACAACAGATCTTCTCATGCAAACACTGCCCATCCACATTCTTCAGTTCTCCAGGTTTGACAAGACACATTAACAAGAGCCATCCACCAGAGAATAGACAGGTGATGCTCCTACAGATGGCTGTCAGACCGGGATGCTGA